One Pseudomonas abieticivorans genomic region harbors:
- the mscK gene encoding mechanosensitive channel MscK has product MPTLRTFFSAALLGLCLSVTAVHAADPPTKDAVQQSIDKIADRKLSDSDQKALQQVLEQTLAYLSNRDDSDQKLADLKRQLNDAPRQTAENQRELGRLKGVHVIAVAQRYANLSVPQLEQLLTQRGTEQAEQQKALADANTMTITAQTRPERAQTEISSNQNRIQQINGILKTGKDGGKVISADQRNQLNAELASINSLITLRRQELAGNSLLQDLGNSQHDLLLEKTSRLDQEIQDLQTLINQKRLAQSQQTVTEQSIEAQKAGGSSLLATESATNVKLSDYLLKSTDRLNDLTQENLKTKQQLDSVTQSDQALDEQINVLKGSLLLSKILYKQKQALPHLKVNRDLADEIADIRLYQFEVNQQRETLGNPAAYVDSLLAAQPPEDVTPQLRKNLLDLAVTRSDLLERLNRELSALLNESITLQLNQKQLLTTAQGLRATLDEQMFWIPSNKPLDFEWLQGVPNHLTKQVTTLPWASSLTELADGLVQRPLLFLPLLLLIGGLLWRRKYLYARLTKVHQDIGHFKRDSQWHTPQAILVNVLLAMPLALALALCGYALLIDARGQNASLGSAILQIAQAWLVFYTAYRILAPGGVAELHFRWEKPQVEFLRGWIRRLGFVVLALVSVVAVAELQPSALADDVLGIGVVLTCYALMAWLLSRLLISSPAHKNASLFRRTVGIVFTALPIALFVAVCFGYYYTALKLTDRLIDTLYLLMFWLVIEAAFVRGLGVAARRLAYQRALSKRQAAKESGDGEIPVEEPTLDIEQVNQQSLRLIRLALLGLFIGCLYWVWSDLISVFAYLDNITLYEYTSGTGASISMVPISLGDLLGALVIIGITFALAGNLPGLLEVLVLSRLNLAQGSAYATTTLLSYVIAGVGFVSTLSTLGVSWDKLQWLVAALSVGLGFGMQEIFANFISGIMILFERPVRIGDTITIGSLSGTVSKIRIRATTITDFDRKDIIVPNKTFITGQLINWSLTDTITRVTLKLGVDYGSDLDLVKSLLLKGAQENPRVLKEPGPSVYFLNFGESTLDHELRMHVRDLGDRNPVLDEMNRYINREFKAHHINISFRQMEVYLKNTQGQEFKLVPMEKVDPALLPSPPAAKQMPEPPDTHLD; this is encoded by the coding sequence ATGCCCACCCTGCGCACTTTTTTTTCCGCAGCCCTGCTAGGGCTGTGCCTGTCGGTTACTGCTGTACACGCTGCCGATCCCCCCACCAAAGACGCGGTGCAGCAAAGCATCGACAAGATCGCTGACCGCAAGCTCAGTGACAGCGACCAGAAAGCCCTGCAGCAGGTGCTTGAGCAAACCCTGGCATACCTGTCCAACCGCGACGACAGCGACCAGAAGCTGGCAGACCTCAAGCGCCAGCTCAACGACGCGCCGCGCCAGACGGCTGAAAACCAACGTGAGCTGGGTCGCCTCAAGGGCGTACACGTAATTGCGGTGGCCCAGCGCTATGCCAACCTGTCGGTGCCCCAGCTCGAACAATTGTTGACCCAGCGCGGCACCGAGCAGGCCGAACAGCAAAAAGCCTTGGCCGACGCCAACACCATGACCATCACTGCACAAACTCGCCCGGAGCGCGCGCAGACCGAAATCAGCAGCAACCAAAATCGTATCCAGCAGATCAACGGCATCCTCAAGACCGGCAAGGACGGCGGCAAAGTCATCTCCGCCGATCAGCGCAACCAGCTGAACGCGGAGCTGGCCTCGATCAACTCGCTGATCACCCTGCGCCGCCAGGAGCTGGCCGGCAATAGCCTGCTGCAAGACCTGGGCAACAGCCAGCATGACCTGCTGCTGGAAAAAACCAGCCGCCTGGACCAGGAAATCCAGGACCTGCAAACGCTGATCAACCAGAAGCGCCTGGCCCAGTCGCAACAGACCGTGACCGAGCAATCCATCGAGGCGCAAAAGGCCGGCGGCAGCAGCCTGCTGGCCACCGAGAGCGCGACCAACGTCAAGCTGTCCGACTACCTGCTCAAGAGTACCGACCGGCTCAACGACCTGACCCAGGAAAACCTCAAGACCAAGCAGCAACTGGACAGCGTGACCCAAAGCGACCAGGCCTTGGACGAGCAGATCAACGTGCTCAAGGGTAGCCTGTTGCTGTCCAAGATCCTCTACAAGCAGAAGCAGGCCCTGCCGCACTTAAAGGTCAACCGCGACCTGGCCGACGAAATCGCCGACATCCGCCTGTACCAGTTCGAGGTCAACCAACAGCGCGAAACCCTGGGCAACCCGGCCGCCTATGTGGACTCATTGCTAGCCGCGCAACCGCCAGAAGACGTGACCCCGCAGTTGCGCAAGAACCTGCTGGACCTGGCCGTGACCCGCAGCGATTTGCTGGAGCGCCTGAACCGCGAGTTGAGTGCATTGCTCAACGAATCGATCACCCTGCAGCTCAACCAAAAGCAACTGCTGACCACCGCCCAGGGCCTGCGCGCCACCCTCGATGAGCAGATGTTCTGGATCCCCAGCAACAAGCCGCTGGATTTCGAATGGCTGCAAGGCGTGCCCAACCACCTGACCAAGCAGGTCACCACCCTGCCCTGGGCCTCCAGCCTGACGGAGCTGGCCGACGGCCTGGTGCAGCGGCCGTTGCTGTTTTTGCCGTTGCTGTTGCTGATTGGCGGCCTGCTGTGGCGGCGCAAGTACCTGTATGCACGGCTGACCAAGGTGCACCAGGACATCGGCCACTTCAAACGTGACAGCCAGTGGCACACGCCCCAGGCCATTTTGGTCAACGTCTTGCTGGCAATGCCGCTGGCCCTGGCGCTGGCGCTGTGCGGTTACGCCCTGCTGATCGACGCCCGCGGGCAGAACGCCAGCCTGGGTTCGGCGATCCTGCAGATCGCCCAGGCCTGGCTGGTGTTCTACACCGCCTACCGGATCCTGGCACCGGGCGGCGTGGCCGAATTGCACTTTCGCTGGGAGAAACCCCAGGTCGAGTTTTTGCGTGGCTGGATCCGCCGGCTGGGCTTCGTGGTACTGGCACTGGTGTCGGTGGTGGCGGTTGCCGAACTGCAACCTTCGGCGCTGGCCGACGACGTACTGGGCATCGGCGTGGTACTGACCTGCTACGCGTTGATGGCCTGGTTGCTCAGCCGCCTGTTGATTAGCAGCCCTGCCCACAAGAATGCCTCGCTGTTCCGCAGAACCGTGGGTATTGTCTTCACTGCGCTGCCGATCGCACTGTTCGTCGCGGTGTGCTTTGGCTACTACTACACCGCTTTGAAACTCACCGACCGGCTGATCGATACCCTGTACCTGCTGATGTTCTGGCTGGTGATCGAAGCCGCCTTCGTGCGCGGCCTGGGCGTGGCAGCACGACGCCTGGCCTACCAGCGCGCCCTGAGCAAACGCCAGGCTGCCAAGGAAAGCGGCGACGGCGAGATCCCGGTCGAAGAGCCGACCCTGGACATCGAGCAGGTCAACCAACAGTCCCTGCGCCTGATTCGCCTGGCGCTGTTGGGCCTGTTCATCGGCTGCCTGTACTGGGTGTGGTCGGACCTGATCAGCGTGTTCGCCTACCTGGACAACATCACCCTGTACGAGTACACCAGCGGCACCGGCGCCAGCATAAGCATGGTGCCGATCAGCCTGGGCGACCTGCTGGGCGCATTGGTGATCATCGGCATCACCTTTGCGCTGGCCGGCAACTTGCCCGGCCTGCTGGAGGTGTTGGTGCTGTCGCGACTGAACCTGGCACAGGGCAGCGCCTACGCGACTACCACGCTGCTGTCCTACGTGATTGCCGGCGTCGGCTTCGTCTCCACGCTGTCGACCCTGGGGGTCAGCTGGGACAAGCTGCAATGGCTGGTGGCCGCGCTTTCCGTGGGCCTGGGTTTCGGCATGCAGGAGATCTTCGCCAACTTCATCTCCGGCATCATGATCCTGTTCGAACGCCCGGTGCGCATCGGCGACACCATCACCATCGGCAGCCTGTCGGGGACGGTCAGCAAAATCCGCATACGTGCCACCACCATCACCGACTTCGACCGCAAGGACATCATTGTCCCGAACAAAACGTTCATTACCGGGCAACTGATCAACTGGTCGCTGACCGATACCATCACCCGGGTCACGTTGAAGCTGGGCGTGGACTACGGCTCGGACCTGGACCTGGTCAAGTCGCTGCTGCTCAAGGGCGCCCAGGAAAACCCCCGCGTGCTCAAAGAGCCGGGCCCCAGCGTGTACTTCCTGAACTTTGGCGAAAGTACCCTGGACCACGAGTTGCGCATGCACGTGCGCGACCTGGGTGACCGCAACCCGGTGCTCGACGAAATGAACCGCTACATCAACCGCGAGTTCAAGGCCCACCACATCAACATTTCGTTCCGGCAAATGGAGGTGTACCTGAAAAACACCCAAGGTCAGGAATTCAAATTGGTACCGATGGAAAAGGTCGACCCGGCCCTGTTGCCAAGCCCTCCCGCCGCCAAGCAGATGCCAGAACCGCCCGACACTCATCTGGACTGA
- the selO gene encoding protein adenylyltransferase SelO, whose translation MKALDELTFDNRFARLGDAFSTSVLPDPIEAPRLVVASEAAMRLLDLEPTEAYSPVFAELFSGHKLWGEAEPRAMVYSGHQFGHYNPRLGDGRGLLLGEVYTDAGEHWDLHLKGAGQTPWSRGADGRAVLRSSIREFLASEALYALGIPSSRALCVIGSDTPVWREKQERAAMLLRLAPSHVRFGHFEYFYYTKQPELAKQLGEHVLAMHFPECLEQPEPYLAMYRQIVERNAQLIAKWQAYGFCHGVMNTDNMSILGITFDFGPFAFLDDFDANFICNHSDHEGRYSFSNQVPIAHWNLSALAQALTPFISVEALRETLGLFLPLYEAHYADLMRRRLGFTTAEDDDKQLLERLFALMQNSAVDYNLFFRRLGDEAAEAAVLKLRDDFIDRDAFDAWATAYLARLNREPASSDRTARMHAVNPLYVLRNYLAQKAIDAAEDGDYEEVRRLHRVLTRPFEAQAGMEAYAQRPPEWGKHLEISCSS comes from the coding sequence TTGAAAGCCCTCGACGAACTGACCTTCGACAACCGCTTTGCCCGCCTGGGCGACGCGTTCTCAACTTCGGTGCTGCCCGACCCCATCGAGGCGCCACGCCTGGTGGTGGCCAGCGAAGCCGCCATGCGCCTGCTCGACCTGGAACCCACCGAAGCCTATTCGCCGGTATTCGCCGAGCTGTTCAGTGGCCACAAGCTTTGGGGCGAGGCCGAGCCGCGGGCGATGGTGTATTCCGGCCACCAGTTCGGCCACTACAACCCCCGCCTGGGGGACGGCCGCGGGCTGCTGCTGGGCGAGGTGTACACCGACGCCGGCGAACACTGGGACCTGCACCTCAAGGGCGCCGGGCAAACGCCCTGGTCACGTGGGGCGGACGGCCGCGCCGTACTGCGCTCCTCGATCCGCGAATTCCTTGCCTCAGAAGCACTTTATGCCTTGGGCATCCCCAGCAGCCGCGCGCTGTGCGTGATCGGCTCGGACACCCCGGTGTGGCGCGAGAAACAAGAACGCGCGGCGATGCTGTTGCGCCTGGCACCGAGCCACGTGCGCTTTGGCCACTTCGAGTACTTCTACTACACCAAGCAACCGGAGCTGGCCAAGCAACTGGGCGAACACGTGCTGGCCATGCACTTCCCCGAGTGCCTGGAGCAACCCGAGCCGTACCTGGCCATGTACCGCCAGATCGTCGAACGCAACGCCCAATTGATCGCCAAATGGCAGGCCTACGGTTTTTGCCATGGCGTGATGAACACCGACAACATGTCGATCCTGGGTATTACCTTCGACTTCGGCCCGTTCGCCTTCCTCGACGACTTCGACGCCAATTTCATCTGCAACCATTCTGACCACGAAGGCCGCTACAGCTTCAGCAATCAGGTGCCCATCGCCCACTGGAACCTCAGCGCACTGGCCCAGGCCCTGACGCCGTTCATCAGCGTCGAGGCGTTGCGCGAAACCCTGGGGCTGTTCCTGCCCTTGTACGAGGCTCACTACGCAGACCTGATGCGCCGCAGGCTCGGCTTCACCACGGCTGAAGATGATGACAAGCAACTGCTGGAGCGCCTGTTCGCGCTGATGCAAAACAGCGCCGTGGACTACAACCTGTTCTTCCGCCGTTTGGGTGATGAAGCCGCCGAGGCCGCCGTGTTGAAGTTGCGCGACGACTTCATCGACCGCGATGCCTTTGACGCCTGGGCCACTGCCTACCTGGCACGCCTGAACCGCGAACCGGCCAGCAGCGACCGCACCGCGCGCATGCACGCGGTGAACCCTTTGTACGTGCTGCGCAATTACTTGGCGCAAAAAGCCATTGATGCAGCCGAGGACGGGGATTACGAGGAGGTTAGGCGCTTGCACAGGGTACTGACCCGGCCGTTCGAGGCGCAGGCGGGTATGGAGGCTTACGCGCAACGGCCACCGGAGTGGGGCAAGCATTTGGAGATCAGCTGTTCTTCTTGA
- a CDS encoding lysophospholipid acyltransferase family protein: protein MELAAQPVNKRRDGYLWRLLATAASFALFGLGGLCLRVLVFPLLACLPGDKQAHRQRARRVVSQLFWVFIRFMARTGVLTYEVEGADKLGRPGQMIIANHPSLIDVVFLIGLVRNANCVVKQSLWQNPFMHGAVREADYISNDGSMDMLDAAADALQGGQTLIIFPEGTRTEPGQPPAFHRGAAAIALRGARIITPVTIKVSPTTLTKAEPWYRIPHRRVHFSLRVGADIDTYAFAALGPAPQASRKLNEHLHHYFIKELATDERSKPCTQP, encoded by the coding sequence ATGGAACTGGCAGCGCAGCCCGTGAATAAACGCCGCGACGGCTACCTGTGGCGCCTGCTGGCGACGGCCGCAAGCTTTGCGCTGTTCGGCCTGGGCGGGTTATGCCTGCGCGTGCTGGTGTTCCCGCTGTTGGCGTGCCTGCCGGGGGACAAACAGGCCCACCGCCAGCGTGCCCGCCGGGTGGTCAGCCAGTTGTTCTGGGTGTTCATCCGCTTCATGGCCCGCACCGGCGTGCTCACCTATGAAGTCGAAGGCGCCGACAAACTCGGGCGGCCGGGGCAAATGATCATCGCCAACCACCCCTCGTTGATCGACGTGGTGTTTCTGATCGGCCTGGTGCGCAATGCCAACTGCGTGGTCAAGCAAAGCCTGTGGCAAAACCCGTTCATGCATGGCGCCGTGCGCGAAGCGGATTACATCAGCAACGACGGCAGCATGGACATGCTCGACGCCGCGGCAGACGCCCTGCAAGGCGGGCAAACCCTGATTATTTTCCCGGAAGGCACGCGCACCGAGCCCGGCCAGCCACCGGCCTTTCATCGCGGCGCCGCCGCAATCGCGCTGCGGGGTGCGAGAATCATCACCCCGGTGACCATCAAGGTCAGCCCCACCACCTTGACCAAGGCCGAGCCCTGGTACCGGATCCCCCATCGGCGCGTGCACTTCAGTTTGCGCGTGGGTGCCGATATAGACACATACGCCTTTGCCGCGCTGGGGCCAGCCCCCCAGGCCTCGCGCAAGCTCAATGAACATTTGCACCACTACTTTATCAAGGAGCTCGCCACAGATGAGCGTTCCAAACCCTGCACTCAACCTTGA
- a CDS encoding ParA family protein, translating to MRRVVFNQKGGVGKSSIACNLAAVSAQEGYRTLLIDLDAQANSTQYLTGLTGDDIPMGIADFFKQTLSSGPFAKKNTVDIYETPFDNLHVVTATAELADLQPKLEAKHKINKLRKLLDELSEDYDRIYLDTPPALNFYAVSALIAADRVLIPFDCDSFSRQALYGLINEIAELRDDHNEGLEVEGIVVNQFQPRASLPQQILDELIAEGLPVLPVYLNSSVRMRESHQASMPLIFLDPRHKLTQQFVELHALLENNAA from the coding sequence ATGCGGCGCGTGGTGTTCAATCAGAAAGGCGGCGTAGGCAAGTCGAGCATTGCCTGTAATCTGGCGGCGGTAAGTGCGCAGGAGGGTTACCGGACGCTGTTGATCGACCTGGATGCACAGGCCAACTCCACCCAATACCTCACGGGCCTCACGGGTGACGACATCCCCATGGGCATTGCCGATTTCTTCAAGCAGACACTGTCTTCCGGGCCGTTTGCCAAAAAGAACACGGTGGACATCTACGAGACGCCGTTCGACAACCTGCACGTGGTCACCGCCACGGCGGAACTGGCCGACCTGCAGCCCAAGCTTGAGGCCAAGCATAAGATCAACAAACTGCGTAAATTGCTCGACGAGCTGTCGGAGGATTACGACCGTATCTACCTCGACACACCGCCGGCGTTAAATTTTTACGCGGTATCGGCACTGATCGCCGCCGACCGGGTGCTGATCCCCTTCGACTGCGACAGTTTTTCGCGCCAGGCGTTGTACGGGTTGATCAATGAGATCGCCGAACTGCGCGATGACCACAACGAAGGCCTGGAAGTGGAAGGCATCGTGGTCAACCAGTTCCAGCCGCGCGCCAGCTTGCCGCAGCAGATCCTTGATGAACTGATCGCCGAGGGCTTGCCGGTGTTACCGGTGTATTTGAATAGCTCGGTGCGCATGCGCGAGTCGCACCAGGCAAGCATGCCGCTGATCTTCCTGGACCCGCGGCACAAGCTGACGCAGCAGTTTGTGGAGCTGCATGCGTTGCTGGAAAACAACGCGGCTTAA
- a CDS encoding beta-ketoacyl synthase chain length factor gives MITFNIEQWRAWAPGLTSADDWRRWGTSPCVVQCPGAAPDVSFLPAMQRRRLGHLARMAFDVGWPLAEGREPMPLVFVSRHGETPRTFDILSDLAAEQPLSPTQFSLSVHNAVIGLWSILRGDTCEMTALAAAGDGLEHGLLEAAALLAEGAPQVLLVVTEEQPPAAYASWINDVPFAYALGLLITPGKGWELSLGPAHANVAKSPWPHALSLLQHMLGSSTSFQHAWHGRTWNWQRSP, from the coding sequence GTGATCACCTTCAACATCGAGCAATGGCGCGCCTGGGCACCCGGGTTGACGTCGGCCGACGACTGGCGGCGCTGGGGCACCAGCCCTTGCGTCGTTCAGTGCCCCGGCGCTGCGCCCGACGTTTCATTCCTGCCGGCCATGCAGCGCCGCCGCCTGGGCCATCTGGCGCGCATGGCCTTTGATGTCGGCTGGCCCTTGGCCGAAGGTCGCGAACCGATGCCGCTGGTGTTTGTTTCCCGCCATGGCGAAACGCCACGCACCTTCGACATCCTGAGTGACCTGGCCGCCGAGCAGCCGTTGTCGCCCACCCAGTTCAGCCTGTCGGTGCATAACGCAGTGATCGGCTTGTGGTCGATTCTGCGCGGCGATACGTGCGAGATGACCGCCTTGGCCGCAGCCGGCGACGGCCTGGAGCATGGTTTGCTCGAGGCCGCCGCGCTGCTGGCCGAAGGTGCCCCGCAGGTGTTGCTGGTGGTCACCGAGGAGCAGCCACCCGCGGCCTATGCCAGTTGGATCAATGACGTGCCCTTTGCCTATGCGCTGGGTTTGCTGATCACCCCGGGCAAGGGCTGGGAACTGTCCCTTGGCCCGGCGCACGCGAACGTTGCCAAGAGCCCTTGGCCCCACGCCTTAAGCTTGTTGCAGCACATGCTGGGCTCAAGCACTTCCTTCCAACACGCATGGCATGGCCGAACATGGAACTGGCAGCGCAGCCCGTGA
- the trxC gene encoding thioredoxin TrxC — protein sequence MPTPLVIPCPHCNGLNRIPAERVGDQPKCGRCKASVILDKPFELTQGDYASQIKGDLPLLVDVWADWCGPCKSFAPIFEQAAGQLSGRCRLAKLDSEANQQLSAQLGIRSIPSLILFKNGREVARQSGAFPLPQLLAWLRTQGI from the coding sequence ATGCCCACCCCACTGGTAATCCCCTGCCCCCACTGCAACGGCCTCAACCGCATCCCTGCCGAGCGCGTGGGCGACCAACCCAAGTGCGGGCGCTGCAAGGCGTCGGTCATTCTCGACAAACCGTTCGAGTTGACCCAGGGCGACTACGCCAGCCAGATCAAGGGCGACCTGCCGTTGCTGGTAGACGTGTGGGCGGACTGGTGTGGGCCGTGCAAGTCATTTGCACCGATATTCGAGCAGGCGGCGGGGCAGTTGAGTGGTCGCTGCCGGTTGGCCAAGTTGGACAGCGAGGCCAATCAGCAACTGTCGGCGCAGTTGGGGATTCGCTCCATTCCCAGCCTGATCCTGTTCAAGAATGGCCGGGAAGTCGCACGCCAGAGCGGCGCGTTTCCGCTCCCGCAATTGTTGGCGTGGTTACGCACCCAGGGCATTTAA
- a CDS encoding acyl carrier protein yields the protein MQTREDIFNTLQAAMVELFELEPERVTLEANLYQDLEIDSIDAVDLIDHIKRKTGKKIAADEFKAVRTVGDVVEAVYRLVNAAA from the coding sequence ATGCAAACCCGTGAAGACATCTTCAATACCCTGCAAGCGGCCATGGTCGAACTGTTCGAACTGGAACCTGAGCGCGTGACGCTGGAAGCCAACCTGTACCAGGACCTGGAAATCGACAGCATCGACGCCGTGGACCTGATCGACCACATCAAGCGCAAGACCGGCAAGAAGATCGCCGCCGATGAGTTCAAGGCCGTACGCACCGTCGGCGACGTGGTCGAGGCGGTGTACCGCCTGGTCAACGCGGCCGCATGA
- a CDS encoding phosphopantetheine-binding protein yields the protein MSVPNPALNLEIKELIIDALGLEDISAQDIGDEQTLFGEGLGLDSVDALELGLAIQKRYGIKIDADAKDTRNHFNNVASLAAFVTAKQAA from the coding sequence ATGAGCGTTCCAAACCCTGCACTCAACCTTGAAATCAAGGAGCTGATCATCGACGCCCTGGGCCTGGAAGACATCAGCGCGCAGGACATCGGCGACGAGCAGACGCTGTTCGGCGAAGGCCTGGGCCTGGACTCGGTCGACGCGCTGGAACTCGGCCTGGCCATCCAGAAGCGTTACGGCATCAAGATCGACGCCGACGCCAAGGACACCCGCAACCATTTCAACAACGTGGCCAGCCTTGCGGCGTTCGTCACGGCAAAACAGGCAGCGTGA